One Capsicum annuum cultivar UCD-10X-F1 chromosome 2, UCD10Xv1.1, whole genome shotgun sequence genomic window carries:
- the LOC107858978 gene encoding probable RNA 3'-terminal phosphate cyclase-like protein, with the protein MGKVSYMKLKGSQNLRLRLLLATLSSKSIIIEDIRADATWPGLRPHEVSFLRLLEKVCDDCVVEINETGTKLKYKPGIIMGGRHLVHDCGVSRSIGYFLEPLIVLGLFGKKSLSIRLKGITNDSKDPSIDTFRSTTLPILKQFGVPAEGLELKIESRGVAPKGGGEVVLSVPMVPNSLKATKWVDEGLVKRIRGVSFSTRVSVQFENTMIHAARGILNPLLSDVHIFTDHKAGAQAGMSPGYGISLVAETTSGCVISVDTAVSYARGEDDNDLDDDRKDLIPAEEVGEQIASALLGEIKQGGVVDSTHQGLLFLLCALCPKDVSDVRVGKLSPYGIAALRHIRDFLGVKFVMKPDASTGTVNLMCLGSGFQNLSRKVS; encoded by the exons ATGGGGAAAGTTTCTTACATGAAGCTGAAGGGAAGCCAGAACTTGAGACTACGTCTTTTACTGGCTACCCTTTCATCCAAATCGATTATTATTGAAGATATACGTGCTGATGCTACTTGGCCTGGCCTTCGTCCACATGAGGTTTCTTTTCTCCGCCTCCTTGAAAAAGTCTGTGATGATTGTGTTGTTGAAATCAATGAAACCG GTACAAAACTAAAGTACAAACCAGGAATTATTATGGGAGGAAGGCATTTGGTTCATGATTGTGGTGTCAGTCGCTCCATTGGCTACTTCTTGGAACCCTTGATTGTGCTTGGTTTGTTTGGAAAGAAATCACTATCCATTAGGCTGAAAG GGATCACAAATGATTCAAAGGACCCATCCATTGATACTTTTCGATCAACGACTTTACCTATACTGAAGCAGTTCGGAGTCCCTGCAGAAGGATTGGAACTAAAAATTGAGAGCCGGGGAGTCGCTCCTAAAGGTGGTGGAGAAGTAGTTCTTTCAGTCCCTATGGTCCCGAATAGTTTAAAG GCTACTAAATGGGTTGACGAAGGTCTGGTGAAGAGAATCAGAGGTGTTTCCTTTTCAACTAGGGTCTCTGTTCAGTTTGAGAATACCATGATACATGCAGCTCGTGGAATTTTGAATCCTTTGCTTTCAGATGTTCACATCTTTACAGATCACAAAGCTGGAGCACAAGCCGGAAT GTCACCTGGCTATGGAATTTCTCTAGTTGCAGAGACAACATCTGGTTGTGTTATATCTGTCGATACTGCAGTTTCTTATGCAAGAGGAGAAGATGATAATGACTTAGATGATGACCGGAAAGATCTGATTCCTGCTGAGGAAGTTGGCGAGCAAATTGCTTCTGCCCTACTTGGGGAAATTAAACAGGGGGGAGTAGTTGATTCAACACATCAG GGACTGCTGTTTCTTCTATGTGCCTTGTGTCCAAAAGATGTTTCAGACGTTCGCGTTGGGAAGTTGTCACCCTACGGAATAGCAGCATTAAGGCACATCAGAGATTTTTTGGGTGTTAAGTTTGTCATGAAACCTGATGCCTCCACAGGAACTGTCAATCTCATGTGTCTTGGCTCTGGTTTTCAGAATTTATCCAGAAAAGTATCATGA